The following proteins are encoded in a genomic region of Streptococcus gwangjuense:
- the ileS gene encoding isoleucine--tRNA ligase, with translation MKLKDTLNLGKTAFPMRAGLPTKEPVWQKEWEDAKLYQRRQELNQGKPHFTLHDGPPYANGNIHVGHAMNKISKDIIVRSKSMSGFYAPFIPGWDTHGLPIEQVLAKQGIKRKEMDLVEYLKLCREYALSQVDKQREDFKRLGVSGDWENPYVTLTPDYEAAQIRVFGEMANKGYIYRGAKPVYWSWSSESALAEAEIEYHDLVSTSLYYANKVKDGKGVLDTDTYIVVWTTTPFTITASRGLTVGADIDYVLVQPAGEARKFVVAAELLTSLSEKFGWADVQVLATYRGQELNHIVTKHPWDTAVDELVILGDHVTTDSGTGIVHTAPGFGEDDYNVGIANGLEVAVTVDERGIMMANAGAEFEGQFYDKVVPTVIEKLGNLLLAQEEISHSYPFDWRTKKPIIWRAVPQWFASVSKFRQDILDEIEKVKFHSEWGKVRLYNMIRDRGDWVISRQRAWGVPLPIFYAEDGTAIMTAETIEHVAQLFEVHGSSIWWERDAKDLLPEGFTHPGSPNGEFKKETDIMDVWFDSGSSWNGVVVNRPELTYPADLYLEGSDQYRGWFNSSLITSVANHGVAPYKQILSQGFALDGKGEKMSKSLGNTIAPSDVEKQFGAEILRLWVTSVDSSNDVRISMDILSQVSETYRKIRNTLRFLIANTSDFNPAQDSVAYDELRSVDKYMTIRFNQLVKTIRDAYANFEFLTIYKALVNFINVDLSAFYLDFAKDVVYIEGAKSLERRQMQTVFYDILVKITKLLTPILPHTAEEIWSYLEFEAEDFVQLSELPEAQTFANQEEILDTWAAFMDFRGQAQKALEEARNAKVIGKSLEAHLTVYPNEVVKTLLEAVNSNVAQLLIVSELTIAEGQAPETAVSFEDVAFTVERAAGDVCDRCRRIDPTTAERSYHAVICDHCASIVEENFADAVAEGFEEK, from the coding sequence ATGAAACTCAAAGATACCCTTAACCTTGGGAAAACAGCTTTCCCAATGCGTGCAGGACTTCCTACCAAAGAGCCAGTTTGGCAAAAGGAATGGGAAGATGCAAAACTTTACCAACGTCGTCAAGAATTGAACCAAGGAAAACCTCATTTCACCTTGCATGATGGCCCTCCATACGCGAACGGAAATATCCACGTTGGGCACGCTATGAACAAGATTTCAAAAGATATCATTGTTCGTTCAAAATCTATGTCAGGTTTTTACGCACCATTTATCCCAGGTTGGGATACTCATGGTCTGCCAATCGAGCAAGTTTTGGCAAAACAAGGTATCAAACGTAAAGAAATGGACTTGGTTGAGTACTTGAAACTTTGCCGTGAATACGCTCTTTCTCAAGTAGATAAACAACGTGAAGACTTTAAACGTTTGGGAGTTTCTGGTGACTGGGAAAATCCATATGTGACTTTGACACCTGACTATGAGGCAGCTCAAATCCGTGTATTTGGTGAGATGGCTAATAAAGGTTATATCTACCGTGGTGCCAAGCCAGTTTACTGGTCTTGGTCATCTGAGTCTGCCCTTGCAGAAGCGGAGATTGAATACCATGACTTGGTTTCAACTTCCCTTTACTATGCAAATAAGGTAAAAGATGGCAAAGGTGTTCTAGATACAGATACTTACATCGTTGTCTGGACAACTACTCCATTTACCATCACAGCTTCTCGTGGTTTGACTGTCGGAGCGGATATTGATTACGTCTTGGTTCAACCTGCAGGTGAAGCTCGTAAGTTTGTCGTTGCTGCAGAATTATTGACTAGCTTGTCTGAGAAATTTGGTTGGGCTGATGTTCAAGTTTTGGCAACTTACCGTGGTCAAGAATTGAATCATATCGTAACAAAACACCCATGGGATACAGCTGTAGATGAATTGGTTATCCTTGGTGACCACGTTACGACTGATTCTGGTACGGGTATTGTCCATACAGCCCCTGGTTTTGGTGAGGATGACTATAATGTTGGTATTGCTAATGGTCTTGAAGTCGCAGTGACTGTTGACGAACGTGGTATTATGATGGCCAATGCTGGTGCTGAGTTTGAAGGTCAATTCTATGACAAGGTTGTACCAACTGTTATCGAAAAACTTGGCAACCTCCTTCTTGCGCAAGAAGAAATCTCTCACTCATATCCATTTGACTGGCGTACGAAGAAACCAATCATCTGGCGTGCAGTTCCACAATGGTTTGCCTCAGTTTCTAAATTCCGCCAAGACATCTTGGACGAAATTGAAAAAGTGAAATTCCACTCAGAATGGGGTAAAGTCCGTCTTTACAATATGATCCGTGACCGTGGCGACTGGGTTATCTCTCGTCAACGTGCTTGGGGTGTTCCACTTCCAATCTTCTACGCTGAAGATGGTACAGCAATCATGACTGCTGAAACCATTGAACATGTGGCTCAACTCTTTGAAGTACACGGTTCAAGCATTTGGTGGGAACGTGATGCTAAAGACCTCTTGCCAGAAGGATTTACACATCCAGGTTCACCAAATGGCGAGTTCAAGAAAGAAACAGATATCATGGATGTTTGGTTTGACTCAGGTTCATCATGGAATGGGGTTGTTGTAAATCGTCCGGAGTTGACTTACCCAGCAGACCTTTACCTAGAAGGTTCTGACCAATACCGTGGTTGGTTCAACTCATCACTCATCACATCTGTTGCCAACCATGGCGTAGCACCTTACAAACAAATCTTGTCACAAGGTTTTGCTCTTGATGGTAAAGGTGAGAAGATGTCTAAATCTCTTGGAAATACCATTGCTCCAAGCGATGTTGAAAAACAATTCGGTGCTGAAATCTTGCGTCTTTGGGTAACAAGTGTTGACTCAAGCAACGACGTGCGTATTTCTATGGATATCTTGAGCCAAGTGTCTGAAACTTACCGTAAGATCCGTAACACCCTTCGTTTCTTGATTGCCAATACATCTGACTTTAACCCAGCTCAAGACTCAGTAGCTTACGATGAGCTTCGTTCAGTTGATAAGTACATGACGATTCGCTTTAACCAGCTTGTGAAAACGATTCGTGATGCTTACGCCAACTTTGAATTCTTGACAATCTACAAGGCTTTGGTGAACTTTATCAACGTTGATTTGTCAGCCTTCTACCTTGACTTCGCTAAAGATGTTGTCTACATTGAAGGTGCTAAATCACTCGAACGCCGTCAAATGCAGACTGTTTTCTATGACATTCTTGTCAAAATCACCAAACTCTTGACACCTATCCTTCCTCACACTGCTGAAGAAATCTGGTCATATCTTGAGTTTGAAGCTGAAGACTTCGTCCAATTGTCAGAATTGCCAGAAGCTCAAACTTTTGCTAATCAAGAAGAAATCTTGGATACATGGGCTGCCTTCATGGACTTCCGTGGACAAGCTCAAAAAGCCTTGGAAGAAGCTCGTAATGCAAAAGTAATCGGTAAATCACTTGAAGCTCACTTGACAGTTTATCCAAATGAAGTGGTGAAAACTCTACTCGAAGCAGTAAACAGCAATGTAGCTCAACTTTTGATTGTGTCTGAATTGACCATCGCAGAAGGACAAGCTCCAGAAACTGCCGTTAGCTTCGAAGATGTAGCCTTTACAGTAGAACGCGCTGCAGGTGATGTATGTGACCGTTGCCGTCGTATCGACCCAACGACAGCAGAACGTAGCTACCACGCAGTCATTTGTGACCACTGTGCAAGCATCGTAGAAGAAAACTTTGCAGACGCAGTCGCAGAAGGATTTGAAGAGAAATAA
- a CDS encoding DivIVA domain-containing protein, which translates to MPITSLEIKDKTFGTRFRGFDPEEVEEFLEIVVRDYEDLVRSNHDKELHIKSLEERLSYFDEMKDSLSQSVLIAQDTAERVKQAAQDRSNNIIQQAEQDAQRLLEEAKYKANEILRQATDNAKKVAVETEELKNKSRVFHQRLKSTIESQLAIVESSDWEDILRPTATYLQTSDEAFKEVVGEVLGESVYSQPEEEPIDMTRQFTPEEMAELQARIEAGNRELAEFEAQQDHYVEEHLEPVEVEAPSSNEEDTNKESVLIL; encoded by the coding sequence ATGCCAATTACATCGTTAGAAATCAAAGATAAAACCTTTGGTACAAGATTTAGAGGTTTTGATCCAGAAGAAGTTGAAGAATTTCTTGAAATTGTTGTTCGTGATTATGAAGATTTAGTTCGAAGCAATCATGATAAAGAGTTGCATATCAAAAGCTTGGAAGAACGTTTGTCTTACTTTGATGAGATGAAAGATTCTTTGAGTCAATCAGTATTGATTGCTCAAGATACGGCAGAGCGTGTGAAACAAGCTGCTCAAGATCGTTCTAATAATATTATCCAACAGGCAGAGCAAGATGCCCAACGTTTGCTTGAAGAAGCAAAATATAAGGCTAATGAGATCTTGCGTCAAGCTACTGATAATGCTAAGAAAGTTGCTGTTGAAACTGAAGAATTGAAGAACAAGAGCCGTGTCTTCCACCAACGTCTCAAATCTACTATTGAGAGCCAGTTAGCAATTGTTGAATCATCAGATTGGGAAGATATTCTGCGCCCAACAGCTACCTACCTTCAGACAAGTGATGAAGCATTTAAAGAAGTTGTTGGTGAAGTTCTTGGTGAGTCAGTATATTCACAACCAGAAGAAGAACCAATCGATATGACTCGTCAATTTACACCTGAAGAAATGGCTGAGTTACAAGCTCGAATTGAGGCTGGTAATAGAGAATTAGCTGAATTTGAAGCTCAACAAGATCATTATGTGGAAGAACATTTAGAGCCAGTTGAAGTCGAAGCCCCTTCATCGAATGAGGAAGATACAAATAAAGAATCTGTCCTTATCTTATAA
- a CDS encoding RNA-binding protein translates to MNKMIYQHFSKNDSSFIDKGAEWIKKVEDSYSPFLTPFVNPHQEKILNVLASTNGISYMSSRQFLDTEYVRVLLYPDYFEPEFSDFELSLQEIVYPSKFERLTHAKILGTVLNKLGIDRKLFGDILVNEERAQIIINRQFMLLFQDGITKIARLPVRLEERDFTEKITTVEDYQELDICIASSRLDVFLAGVFKLSRNQASQLIEKQAVQVNYHLVEKSDYAVQVGDLISVRKFGRLKLVRDNGQTKKDKKKLTVQLLLSK, encoded by the coding sequence ATGAACAAGATGATTTATCAACACTTTTCTAAGAATGATTCGTCATTTATTGATAAGGGAGCAGAATGGATAAAAAAGGTAGAAGATTCTTATTCTCCTTTTTTAACACCTTTTGTAAATCCCCATCAAGAAAAGATTTTAAATGTTTTAGCATCAACCAACGGCATCTCCTATATGAGCAGTCGGCAGTTTCTTGATACTGAATATGTACGGGTTCTCCTGTATCCTGATTATTTTGAGCCAGAATTCTCTGATTTTGAATTATCCTTGCAAGAAATTGTCTATCCTAGTAAGTTTGAGCGATTAACACATGCAAAAATATTAGGGACTGTTTTAAACAAGCTGGGAATTGATAGGAAGCTATTTGGTGATATCTTAGTCAATGAAGAGAGGGCGCAGATTATCATTAATCGACAGTTTATGCTCCTTTTTCAAGACGGCATTACGAAAATTGCTCGTTTACCGGTTCGTCTAGAAGAACGGGATTTTACTGAGAAAATTACTACAGTAGAAGATTATCAAGAATTAGATATTTGTATCGCTAGTTCTAGATTAGATGTTTTTTTAGCAGGTGTCTTCAAGTTGTCTAGAAATCAGGCAAGTCAGCTAATTGAAAAGCAGGCAGTCCAAGTGAATTACCATTTAGTTGAAAAATCAGATTATGCAGTCCAAGTTGGTGATTTGATTAGTGTGAGGAAATTTGGTCGATTAAAACTCGTTAGAGATAATGGGCAAACAAAAAAAGATAAAAAGAAATTAACGGTCCAATTGTTATTAAGTAAGTGA
- a CDS encoding YggT family protein translates to MIFLIRFVQNAVDIYSLILIVFALMSWFPNAYESRLGRLIISLVKPIIAPLQRLPLQIAGLDLSVWIAVLLVHFLGEQLIRLLVIFL, encoded by the coding sequence ATGATCTTTCTCATTCGTTTTGTTCAAAATGCAGTGGATATCTATTCACTGATTTTAATCGTGTTTGCTCTGATGTCTTGGTTTCCCAATGCATATGAGTCACGTCTTGGACGCTTAATCATTAGTTTAGTGAAACCGATAATAGCTCCCTTGCAACGTTTACCCCTCCAGATTGCAGGTCTTGACTTGTCTGTCTGGATTGCGGTATTACTAGTTCACTTCCTAGGGGAACAGTTGATTCGACTTTTAGTAATCTTTCTATGA
- a CDS encoding cell division protein SepF: MSLKDRFDKFIDYFTEDGEDVGTPYQPKAEEPIVTPVPSVQELPQQAASTPSKDKNITRLHARQQELAMQSQRSTDKVTIDVRYPRKYEDATDIVDLLAGNESILIDFQYMTEVQARRCLDYLDGARHVLAGNMKKVASTMYLLTPVDVVVNIEDIKIPDESQNGEFGFDMKRTRVR, encoded by the coding sequence ATGTCTTTAAAAGATAGATTTGATAAATTTATAGATTACTTTACAGAAGATGGAGAAGATGTTGGTACTCCATATCAGCCTAAAGCTGAAGAGCCGATTGTGACTCCAGTTCCTTCTGTTCAAGAGTTGCCTCAACAAGCTGCTAGTACGCCATCTAAAGATAAAAACATCACTCGTCTTCATGCCCGTCAACAAGAGTTGGCTATGCAAAGTCAACGTTCTACTGATAAGGTGACAATTGATGTTCGTTATCCACGTAAATACGAAGATGCCACAGATATTGTTGATTTATTAGCTGGTAACGAAAGTATTTTGATTGATTTCCAATATATGACAGAAGTTCAAGCACGTCGTTGTTTGGACTATCTGGATGGGGCGCGCCACGTTTTAGCTGGTAATATGAAAAAGGTAGCATCTACTATGTACCTGCTGACACCAGTTGATGTTGTCGTCAATATTGAAGATATCAAAATTCCAGATGAATCACAAAATGGTGAATTTGGCTTTGATATGAAACGTACGAGAGTAAGATAA
- a CDS encoding YggS family pyridoxal phosphate-dependent enzyme — protein sequence MNLKENTERVFQQIKDASQQAGRETNSVSIVAVTKYVDVLTAEALLPLGVHHIGENRVDKFLEKYEALKDRNITWHLIGTLQRRKVKDVIQYVDYFHALDSLKLAEEIQKRSDRVVKCFLQVNISKEESKHGFSREELLELLSELATLDKIEYVGLMTMAPFEASSDELKEIFKATQDLQLEIREKQIPNMPMTDLSMGMSRDYKEAIEFGSTFVRIGSAFFK from the coding sequence ATGAATTTGAAAGAAAATACAGAACGTGTTTTTCAACAAATAAAAGATGCAAGTCAGCAGGCAGGAAGAGAAACCAATTCTGTTTCGATTGTTGCTGTTACAAAATATGTAGACGTACTGACAGCGGAGGCTTTACTTCCGCTAGGTGTGCATCATATTGGTGAAAATCGTGTGGATAAATTTCTTGAGAAATATGAAGCTTTAAAAGATAGAAATATTACCTGGCATTTGATTGGAACCTTGCAAAGACGCAAGGTCAAAGATGTCATTCAGTACGTTGATTATTTTCACGCTTTGGATTCATTAAAGCTAGCAGAGGAAATTCAAAAAAGAAGTGACCGAGTTGTTAAGTGTTTCTTACAAGTAAATATCTCAAAGGAAGAGAGCAAACATGGCTTTTCAAGGGAAGAACTATTAGAGCTCTTGTCAGAATTGGCCACCTTAGATAAAATCGAATATGTCGGCTTGATGACCATGGCTCCTTTTGAAGCTAGTAGTGATGAGTTGAAAGAGATTTTTAAAGCTACGCAGGATTTGCAACTAGAAATTAGAGAAAAACAAATTCCCAATATGCCAATGACGGACTTGAGTATGGGTATGAGTCGTGACTACAAGGAAGCGATTGAATTTGGCTCAACATTTGTCAGAATTGGTTCAGCATTTTTTAAATAG
- the ftsZ gene encoding cell division protein FtsZ has translation MTFSFDTAAAQGAVIKVIGVGGGGGNAINRMVDEGVAGVEFIAANTDVQALSSTKAETVIQLGPKLTRGLGAGGRPEVGQKAAEESEEALTQAITGADMVFITAGMGGGSGTGAAPVIARIAKDLGALTVGVVTRPFGFEGSKRGQYAVEGINQLREHVDTLLIISNNNLLEIVDKKTPLLEALSEADNVLRQGVQGITDLITNPGLINLDFADVKTVMANKGNALMGIGIGSGEERVVEAARKAIYSPLLETTIDGAEDVIVNVTGGLDLTLIEAEEASEIVNQAAGQGVNIWLGTSIDENMKDEIRVTVVATGVRQDRVEKVVGHAPRQAVRHEQASPSHAYNHNRHFDMAETAEIPSPAPRRTETSQTSAFGDWDLRRETIVRPTDSVVSPVERFEAPSLHDEDELDTPPFFKNR, from the coding sequence ATGACATTTTCATTTGATACAGCGGCTGCTCAAGGTGCAGTGATTAAAGTAATCGGTGTTGGTGGAGGTGGTGGTAACGCCATTAACCGCATGGTTGACGAAGGTGTTGCAGGCGTAGAATTTATCGCGGCAAACACAGATGTACAAGCTTTGAGTAGTACAAAAGCTGAGACTGTAATTCAGTTAGGCCCTAAATTGACTCGTGGTTTGGGTGCTGGCGGTCGACCTGAAGTTGGTCAAAAGGCTGCTGAAGAAAGCGAAGAAGCCTTGACTCAAGCTATTACTGGAGCAGATATGGTCTTCATTACTGCAGGTATGGGAGGTGGCTCAGGTACGGGTGCAGCTCCTGTTATTGCCCGCATTGCTAAAGATTTAGGTGCTCTTACAGTTGGTGTTGTGACACGTCCTTTCGGTTTTGAAGGAAGCAAACGTGGTCAGTACGCTGTAGAAGGAATCAATCAGCTTCGCGAACATGTAGATACTCTATTGATTATTTCAAACAACAACTTGCTTGAAATTGTTGATAAGAAAACTCCACTTCTTGAAGCTCTTAGCGAAGCAGATAATGTACTTCGCCAAGGTGTTCAAGGAATTACGGACTTGATCACAAATCCTGGTTTGATTAACCTTGACTTTGCCGATGTGAAAACAGTTATGGCAAATAAAGGAAACGCTCTAATGGGTATCGGTATCGGTAGTGGTGAAGAACGTGTGGTAGAAGCAGCTCGTAAGGCAATCTACTCACCACTTCTTGAAACAACTATTGACGGTGCTGAGGATGTTATCGTCAACGTTACTGGTGGTCTTGACTTGACTTTGATTGAAGCAGAAGAAGCTTCAGAAATTGTCAACCAAGCAGCTGGTCAAGGAGTGAACATCTGGCTTGGAACATCTATCGATGAAAACATGAAAGATGAAATCCGTGTTACAGTTGTGGCAACTGGTGTTCGCCAAGATCGTGTTGAAAAAGTTGTGGGCCATGCACCAAGACAAGCTGTTCGTCATGAGCAAGCAAGTCCTAGTCATGCATACAATCATAATCGTCACTTTGATATGGCTGAAACTGCAGAAATTCCAAGTCCAGCACCTCGCCGTACAGAAACTTCTCAAACTTCAGCATTTGGCGATTGGGACTTGCGTCGTGAGACAATTGTTCGACCAACTGATTCAGTGGTATCACCAGTTGAACGTTTTGAAGCGCCATCTTTACACGATGAGGATGAATTAGACACTCCTCCATTTTTCAAAAATCGTTAA
- the ftsA gene encoding cell division protein FtsA: protein MARDGFFTGLDIGTNSIKVLVAELRNGELNVIGVSNAKSKGVKDGIIVDIEAAATAIKSAISQAEEKAGISIKSVNVGLPGNLLQVEPTQGMIPVTSDTKEITDQDVENVVKSALTKSMTPDREVITFIPEEFIVDGFQGIRDPRGMMGVRLEMRGLLYTGPRTILHNLRKTVERSGVQVENIIISPLALVRSVLNEGEREFGATVIDMGAGQTTVATIRNQELQFTNILQEGGDYVTKDISKVLKTSQKLAEGLKLNYGEAYPSLASNETFQVEVIGEVEPVEVTESYLAEIISARIKHIFEQIKQELERRHLLDLPGGIVLIGGNAILPGIVELAQEVFGVGVKLYVPNQVGIRNPAFAHVISLSEFAGQLTEVHLLAQRAVKGEDTLRHQPINFGGMIQRVTQVAQPTPIQPVQNTEVEQSASTNVVAPKEDKVSSQNKPKIADRFRGLIGSMFDE from the coding sequence ATGGCTAGAGATGGTTTTTTTACAGGCTTAGATATCGGAACCAATTCGATTAAGGTGTTGGTTGCCGAGCTTAGAAATGGTGAACTAAATGTAATTGGTGTAAGTAATGCCAAGAGTAAGGGTGTAAAGGATGGGATTATCGTTGATATTGAAGCAGCAGCAACTGCTATCAAGTCAGCTATTTCCCAAGCAGAAGAGAAAGCTGGCATTTCAATTAAATCAGTGAATGTTGGTTTGCCTGGAAATCTTTTGCAAGTAGAACCAACTCAAGGAATGATTCCAGTTACATCTGATACAAAAGAAATTACAGATCAAGATGTCGAAAATGTTGTTAAATCAGCCTTGACAAAGAGTATGACACCAGATCGTGAAGTCATCACTTTTATTCCAGAAGAATTTATCGTAGATGGCTTCCAAGGTATTCGTGACCCACGTGGCATGATGGGAGTTCGTCTTGAAATGCGTGGCTTACTTTACACTGGTCCACGTACTATTCTTCACAATTTACGCAAGACAGTTGAGCGCTCAGGTGTTCAAGTTGAAAATATTATTATTTCACCATTGGCTTTGGTTCGTTCAGTCTTGAACGAAGGAGAGCGTGAATTTGGAGCTACTGTGATTGATATGGGAGCAGGTCAAACAACTGTTGCTACAATCCGTAACCAAGAACTTCAGTTTACAAATATTCTTCAAGAAGGTGGAGATTATGTCACAAAAGATATCTCTAAAGTCTTGAAGACTTCACAAAAACTAGCTGAAGGATTGAAATTAAACTATGGTGAAGCCTACCCTTCACTTGCAAGTAATGAAACCTTCCAAGTTGAAGTGATTGGTGAAGTAGAGCCTGTTGAGGTTACAGAAAGCTACCTAGCAGAGATTATTTCAGCTCGCATTAAACACATTTTTGAACAAATCAAACAAGAGTTGGAAAGAAGACATTTGTTGGATCTTCCAGGTGGGATTGTTCTGATTGGTGGAAATGCTATTTTACCAGGTATTGTTGAACTTGCGCAGGAAGTATTTGGCGTTGGTGTTAAACTTTACGTTCCAAATCAAGTTGGAATCCGTAACCCTGCCTTCGCTCATGTGATTAGCTTATCTGAATTTGCTGGTCAATTGACTGAAGTGCATTTGTTAGCACAACGAGCAGTCAAGGGTGAGGATACTTTGCGTCACCAACCAATTAATTTTGGTGGGATGATTCAACGTGTTACGCAGGTAGCACAACCTACCCCTATTCAACCAGTTCAAAATACTGAGGTAGAGCAATCAGCTTCTACGAACGTAGTTGCTCCAAAAGAAGATAAAGTATCTTCTCAAAATAAACCAAAAATCGCAGATCGCTTCCGTGGTTTAATTGGAAGTATGTTTGATGAATAA
- a CDS encoding TIGR02206 family membrane protein, with amino-acid sequence MNLWDIFFTTQATEPPKFDLFWYVSIFTLLALTFFTAYRYREKKAYQRFFQILQAVQLILLYGWYWINHMPLSESLPFYHCRMAMFVVLLLPGQSKYRQYFALLGTFGTLAAFVYPVPDAYPFPHIAILSFIFGHLALLGNSLVYLLRQYNARLLDVKGIFLMTFALNALIFVVNLVTGGDYGFLTKPPLVGDHGLVANYLIVSLALSAAITLTKKILELFLEQEAEKMIAKKA; translated from the coding sequence ATGAATTTATGGGATATTTTCTTTACGACCCAAGCAACAGAACCACCCAAATTTGACCTTTTTTGGTATGTCAGTATATTTACACTTTTAGCCTTAACATTTTTTACAGCCTATCGATATCGTGAAAAGAAGGCTTACCAACGATTTTTCCAAATCTTACAGGCAGTTCAGTTGATTCTACTTTATGGTTGGTACTGGATCAATCATATGCCGCTGTCAGAAAGTTTACCTTTTTACCATTGTCGTATGGCTATGTTTGTGGTGCTTTTGCTTCCTGGTCAGTCTAAATATAGGCAGTATTTTGCACTACTAGGGACATTTGGGACATTAGCAGCCTTTGTTTATCCAGTGCCAGATGCCTATCCTTTCCCCCATATTGCGATTTTATCCTTTATCTTTGGCCACTTAGCTCTCTTGGGGAACTCTTTAGTTTATCTATTGAGACAGTATAATGCGCGATTGCTGGATGTGAAGGGAATTTTTCTCATGACCTTTGCACTAAATGCCTTGATTTTTGTGGTCAATTTAGTAACAGGTGGAGATTACGGATTCTTGACAAAACCACCATTGGTTGGAGACCATGGCTTAGTAGCTAATTATTTAATCGTTTCTCTAGCCTTGTCTGCTGCAATAACTTTGACTAAGAAAATCTTGGAACTATTTTTAGAACAAGAAGCAGAAAAAATGATTGCAAAGAAAGCTTAA
- a CDS encoding NUDIX hydrolase N-terminal domain-containing protein, translating to MKPSDFVKYLQRMIALTDTGLTFTKDPFDRERYEDLRSLLSEMLNQVSDLDADEVAELLKPTSAYATPLMDVRAWIVEDEKICLVRGQGENDWALPGGFGEVGYSPTENILKEIEEETGFEAKVERLLAVFDTNRFQLQSKQYAKFVFECKLLDGQFQKNQEIADLQFFAIDQLPALSEKRITKEQIEILWQVYQGQREQYLD from the coding sequence ATGAAGCCAAGTGATTTTGTTAAGTATCTGCAAAGAATGATTGCCCTTACAGATACTGGACTAACCTTTACAAAGGATCCTTTTGATCGTGAGCGCTACGAAGACTTGCGAAGTCTGTTATCTGAAATGTTGAATCAGGTATCAGACCTTGATGCAGACGAAGTGGCAGAACTCTTGAAACCGACCTCCGCTTATGCGACTCCTTTAATGGACGTCCGTGCTTGGATAGTTGAGGATGAAAAAATTTGTCTGGTTAGGGGACAAGGAGAGAATGATTGGGCTTTGCCAGGTGGCTTTGGTGAAGTCGGCTATTCTCCAACAGAAAATATTCTCAAGGAAATTGAAGAAGAAACCGGTTTTGAAGCTAAAGTAGAAAGACTACTAGCTGTTTTTGATACAAATCGTTTCCAACTACAGAGCAAGCAATATGCAAAGTTTGTTTTTGAATGTAAGCTTCTTGATGGACAATTCCAAAAAAATCAAGAAATTGCTGACCTTCAATTTTTTGCCATTGACCAACTGCCAGCCTTATCTGAAAAACGCATTACCAAGGAGCAAATAGAGATTCTTTGGCAGGTTTATCAAGGTCAGAGGGAGCAATATCTTGATTAA